The following proteins are co-located in the Candidatus Abyssobacteria bacterium SURF_5 genome:
- the sat gene encoding sulfate adenylyltransferase: MIKPHGGALVSRIVEGREHELLEAQLPQMVSVKLNAREVSDLEMIATGAMSPLEGFMTQDDYVSVLDLMRLAKGLAWTIPITLALKEGDREEAYRPGEDVALYDERNQPLGVLHLEDKYKVDKEREASAVLRTTDEAHPGVKYLQSVGDVYLGGRISLLHRPNHVLFPKYRLDPKETRVLFKAKGWRQVAAFQTRNPIHRAHEYLQKCVLELVDAMLIHPLMGETKGDDIPADVRMRCYEILLEKYYPKTRVALSIFPAAMRYAGPREAIFHALIRKNYGCTHFIVGRDHAGVGSYYGPYDAQYIFHEFEPEELGISPLFFENAFFCRACNGMASAKTCPHDTKEHIVLSGTKVREMLRNGMAPPPEFTRPEVADVLIQAFRRSQ, from the coding sequence ATGATCAAGCCGCATGGCGGGGCACTGGTTAGTCGTATTGTCGAAGGTCGCGAGCACGAGCTGCTGGAAGCTCAGCTTCCTCAGATGGTTAGCGTCAAGCTGAATGCTCGCGAGGTCAGCGATCTCGAGATGATCGCGACCGGCGCGATGAGCCCGTTAGAAGGGTTCATGACGCAGGACGACTACGTGAGCGTTCTGGACCTGATGCGTCTGGCGAAGGGGCTTGCGTGGACGATTCCGATCACGCTTGCACTGAAGGAGGGTGACCGCGAGGAGGCATATCGGCCGGGGGAGGACGTTGCGCTTTATGACGAGCGGAACCAGCCGCTGGGCGTGCTTCACCTTGAGGATAAATACAAGGTTGATAAAGAGCGGGAAGCGTCGGCGGTTCTTCGGACGACGGACGAGGCGCATCCGGGTGTAAAATATCTGCAGTCGGTTGGCGACGTCTATCTGGGCGGGCGGATAAGTCTGCTGCACCGGCCGAATCACGTTTTGTTTCCGAAATATCGGCTCGATCCGAAGGAAACGAGGGTGTTGTTCAAGGCGAAGGGCTGGCGCCAGGTGGCCGCATTCCAGACCCGCAATCCGATACATCGGGCGCATGAATATCTTCAGAAATGCGTGCTTGAACTCGTCGACGCGATGCTGATCCATCCGCTGATGGGGGAGACGAAGGGAGACGATATCCCCGCCGACGTGCGGATGCGGTGTTACGAGATTTTGCTGGAGAAGTATTATCCGAAGACGCGGGTGGCGCTTTCGATTTTTCCGGCGGCCATGCGTTATGCGGGCCCGCGGGAAGCGATCTTTCACGCGCTGATCCGCAAGAATTACGGGTGCACCCATTTTATTGTCGGCAGAGACCATGCAGGCGTGGGTTCGTACTACGGCCCGTATGATGCGCAGTACATTTTCCACGAATTTGAACCCGAGGAACTGGGGATAAGCCCTTTGTTTTTCGAGAATGCTTTTTTCTGCAGGGCGTGCAACGGGATGGCATCGGCGAAGACGTGCCCGCACGACACGAAAGAGCACATTGTTCTTAGTGGAACGAAAGTGCGGGAAATGCTTCGAAACGGAATGGCGCCGCCGCCTGAATTCACACGACCTGAAGTGGCGGACGTTCTGATTCAGGCCTTTCGGCGGTCTCAATAA
- a CDS encoding N-acetyltransferase, with protein sequence MEIVLLKERTEFIPTLAAWHHQEWAYLHDHDSVERRIAEFQEELQANGIPRTFVAISGNGVIGSASLLPQDMDTRTDLSPWLASVYVVPEQRKQGIGSALVKRVVQEGAALGFRTLYLYTPDRPQFYASLGWSTVEKVQYHGTSVTIMKIEL encoded by the coding sequence ATGGAAATAGTGCTCTTGAAAGAACGAACAGAATTTATCCCCACCCTCGCCGCGTGGCATCACCAGGAGTGGGCCTACCTTCACGACCACGATTCAGTCGAAAGGCGAATCGCCGAATTCCAGGAAGAATTACAGGCGAACGGCATACCCCGCACATTCGTTGCCATATCGGGAAACGGTGTCATCGGATCCGCCAGCCTGCTCCCTCAAGATATGGACACCCGAACAGACCTCAGCCCCTGGCTCGCCTCGGTCTACGTGGTTCCCGAACAGAGAAAACAGGGCATCGGTTCGGCATTGGTCAAGCGCGTCGTTCAGGAAGGCGCCGCACTCGGCTTTCGCACTCTCTACCTTTACACTCCCGACCGCCCGCAGTTTTATGCAAGCCTCGGCTGGTCGACCGTGGAAAAGGTGCAATATCATGGAACCTCGGTCACGATAATGAAAATCGAACTATGA
- a CDS encoding DUF541 domain-containing protein — MRRLTTICLLLTALAISKPAFAIDECPQPRLITVTGNAEVRVTPDEVILTLGVETWNKDLTTAKNDNDRRVQKILQLVKSFGIEDKHVKTDFISIEPRYEDQWEHRNFIGYFVRKTVVITLRDTAKFETLLSRALEAGADYVLGIEFRTTELRKHRDQARALAIKAAQEKATDLAKALGQTIERPHSITEHEVGWWSSYNTFWGARWSGGMAQNVMQTAGGPSTPETTIAPGQIVVTARVTVSFELQ; from the coding sequence ATGCGACGACTAACCACCATCTGCCTTCTACTAACTGCTCTGGCAATCTCCAAACCCGCGTTCGCGATCGACGAATGCCCGCAGCCGCGCCTGATAACTGTGACCGGCAACGCGGAGGTCCGCGTCACCCCCGACGAGGTGATCCTGACACTTGGCGTCGAGACCTGGAACAAGGACCTGACAACCGCAAAAAATGACAACGACCGGCGCGTCCAGAAGATCCTGCAACTGGTGAAATCGTTCGGGATCGAAGACAAACACGTTAAGACTGATTTCATCAGCATCGAGCCACGCTACGAAGACCAATGGGAGCACCGCAATTTCATCGGCTATTTCGTGCGAAAGACCGTCGTCATCACGCTCAGGGACACGGCCAAATTCGAGACGCTTCTCAGCAGGGCCCTCGAGGCCGGCGCCGATTACGTTCTCGGCATCGAATTCCGCACTACCGAGCTCCGCAAGCACCGTGACCAGGCTCGCGCGCTCGCTATCAAGGCCGCACAGGAGAAAGCGACCGATCTGGCAAAGGCGCTCGGACAGACGATTGAAAGACCCCATTCGATAACCGAACACGAGGTCGGCTGGTGGTCGTCATACAACACCTTCTGGGGCGCCCGATGGAGCGGCGGCATGGCTCAGAACGTCATGCAAACCGCCGGCGGCCCCTCCACCCCCGAAACCACGATCGCCCCCGGCCAGATCGTCGTCACCGCCCGCGTGACCGTAAGCTTTGAACTGCAGTAA
- a CDS encoding cytochrome C codes for MSRARTWGIILVAFLASTQILAVALADEGGRHRRRERHSHREHEHSRNEFGTIDNPLYREQCGACHFAYPPGLLSAGSWSKILGQLENHNGAEVALDAQAEEAIGRYLEANAADRLTSKRAGRITSSLRGQTPTRITEVPYILNEHKDLPPETFKRTSVVSFSNCIACHPGAEQGVFDDDSVRIPD; via the coding sequence ATGAGTAGAGCACGGACGTGGGGCATCATATTGGTAGCTTTCCTGGCAAGCACACAGATTCTTGCCGTTGCGCTTGCAGATGAGGGCGGACGTCACCGCCGGCGCGAGCGCCATTCGCATCGAGAGCATGAACACAGCCGGAATGAATTCGGAACAATTGATAATCCGTTATACCGGGAGCAATGCGGCGCGTGCCATTTCGCCTATCCCCCGGGACTGCTTTCGGCAGGTTCGTGGAGTAAGATATTGGGTCAATTGGAAAACCACAATGGTGCCGAGGTGGCGCTCGATGCGCAGGCAGAGGAAGCCATAGGTCGATACCTGGAGGCGAATGCGGCAGACAGATTGACGTCCAAACGCGCCGGCAGGATAACAAGCAGCTTGAGGGGGCAAACACCGACAAGAATAACCGAGGTCCCATACATTCTCAACGAACATAAGGATCTTCCGCCGGAAACATTTAAGAGAACATCGGTGGTTTCTTTCTCCAATTGTATCGCCTGTCATCCGGGCGCAGAACAAGGCGTCTTTGACGACGACTCGGTCAGAATTCCCGATTGA
- a CDS encoding radical SAM protein: protein MEENARTSEVADMKRVLLTNQYGPYPRSWGTNSYDITETRFHRGQGAFALSSHIHCLALYLIAENIKAVTTVVEYPRIEDFEEELRKGYDYWGIQMVSINTNKVADMMRLARRIAPQTKIIIGGYGVLSLDDPPPGEPTRDAQYILEQADYICREEGIRFMRRLLGDEPVDRPITQKYPPRDGTTYPGLEQMFSDRSRNMALVALGCPNGCEFCCTSAMFKRKKIYVATPQETFESLKHNCRRNGGRATTTALMDEDFLMNRKYVHELGKLIQEDKEFGLRKLSYFCFGDLRSMTKYSMEELLENGVDTVWIGVESSIDDVITSEHNIAKRKCDDIKSTFRGMEEYGIGITASLVLGWDFHTRENIERDIDFFVDLKPSAHQITFLGACPGTKLYERMKKEGRINPEFAYKDIEQCNDVGSFIPKNFKRGELKHYFDLAHTKLYEANGPGIFRMFQLNLNGYETCSTSHRPLLRKDKAPFFEERCRRGYPLIEACAKYAPNEGVRQKVDEAKGKYLRLFGEPDEEQKVYSKFFCETVGRRAERLKTEPPDETPFDPPVRRTYYDPSRGPVPLVKKGRGPGDPVPYNAFDEPEHLSNVC from the coding sequence TTGGAAGAAAATGCGCGAACAAGCGAGGTGGCCGATATGAAACGCGTTCTCCTCACGAATCAGTATGGCCCCTATCCTCGATCATGGGGCACGAACTCATACGACATCACCGAAACGCGATTCCACCGCGGCCAAGGGGCGTTCGCCCTCAGCTCGCATATTCACTGCCTGGCGCTCTACCTGATCGCCGAGAATATCAAGGCGGTCACCACCGTAGTGGAGTACCCTCGCATCGAGGACTTCGAGGAGGAGCTGAGAAAGGGCTACGATTACTGGGGCATTCAGATGGTTTCGATCAACACCAACAAAGTGGCCGACATGATGCGTCTCGCTCGCAGAATCGCCCCGCAGACAAAAATCATCATCGGCGGCTACGGCGTCCTCAGCCTCGATGATCCTCCGCCCGGAGAGCCCACGCGCGATGCCCAGTATATCCTGGAGCAGGCCGACTACATCTGCCGAGAGGAAGGCATCCGCTTCATGCGCAGGCTGCTCGGCGACGAGCCGGTCGACCGCCCGATCACCCAAAAATATCCGCCGCGCGACGGCACGACGTACCCGGGCCTCGAACAGATGTTCTCCGACAGATCGCGCAACATGGCGCTGGTCGCGCTCGGATGCCCCAACGGATGCGAGTTCTGCTGCACATCGGCCATGTTCAAGAGGAAGAAGATCTACGTCGCGACGCCGCAGGAGACATTCGAAAGTCTCAAGCACAATTGCCGGCGCAACGGCGGCAGGGCAACCACCACCGCCCTCATGGACGAAGACTTCCTCATGAACCGCAAGTACGTGCACGAACTCGGAAAGCTGATTCAGGAGGATAAGGAATTCGGCCTGCGCAAACTCAGCTATTTCTGCTTCGGCGACCTCCGCTCGATGACCAAATACAGCATGGAGGAACTGCTGGAGAATGGCGTCGACACCGTTTGGATCGGCGTCGAATCCAGCATCGACGACGTCATCACTTCCGAACACAATATCGCGAAACGCAAGTGCGACGATATCAAATCCACCTTCCGCGGAATGGAGGAGTACGGCATCGGCATCACCGCATCCCTCGTTCTCGGATGGGATTTTCATACGCGCGAGAACATCGAGCGGGACATCGACTTCTTCGTCGACCTCAAACCGTCGGCTCACCAGATAACGTTCCTCGGCGCCTGCCCCGGCACCAAGCTGTACGAGAGAATGAAAAAAGAAGGCCGGATCAATCCTGAGTTCGCTTATAAGGACATTGAGCAGTGCAACGACGTCGGCTCGTTCATCCCCAAAAACTTCAAGCGGGGCGAACTGAAACATTATTTCGATCTCGCGCACACCAAGCTCTATGAGGCAAACGGGCCCGGCATCTTCCGAATGTTCCAGCTCAACCTGAACGGCTACGAAACGTGCAGCACCTCTCACCGCCCCTTGCTTCGCAAGGACAAAGCCCCCTTCTTCGAGGAGCGCTGCAGGCGAGGATATCCGCTCATCGAGGCGTGCGCCAAGTACGCGCCCAACGAAGGCGTGCGTCAAAAAGTCGACGAGGCAAAGGGAAAATACCTCCGCCTGTTCGGCGAGCCGGACGAAGAGCAGAAGGTCTACTCCAAATTCTTCTGCGAAACCGTCGGCCGGCGCGCCGAGAGACTGAAGACGGAACCCCCGGACGAGACACCATTCGATCCGCCCGTTCGGCGCACGTATTACGACCCGTCTCGCGGGCCGGTTCCGCTGGTTAAAAAAGGACGAGGACCGGGCGACCCGGTCCCTTATAACGCCTTTGACGAGCCCGAACACCTCTCCAATGTCTGTTAG